taaaatacaaattattcaaaaatgattatcacgaaaattaaattattttgtactgaaatatttaagaaagCATAACTTCAACAGCCGTTGTTCCTGGAacattcttattattaatataaagataattacGTCCAGGAACAATCATATTACCATTTGGTGGCATTATAACATTCATACTGTAAAATCCGTTGGATAAATTAGTTACATTTTGGACACTGCAAACAACATATCTTTGTGACATATGAACTGAATGAGTAACAAATCCATAATGAACGAGGGCTGCTGAAAATACTGCATTTGGATCGCTAATCGATACTGTTACTGGAACAGCTTTATTGTAATTAACTTCAATAGCCCCTTTGTTCAATACATTATTATTGGCTACAGATACGATGGTAGGACGTTTGAAACCAAGTTGAAGGTAAGGCGGTGAATACATTTCAACGCGGTaccttttttcaaaaaaaaaaataagaataaaaagaaataagattttaatttataaaaactcGAGATTATTTCATCAACTTACTCGGTAACATATTTGGTATTACTGGTTCGGACATCTGAATTTGGGTTACTTCCGGCAACGAAAACTCTTCCATCAGGTATCAAAGTAGCAACTGAATGATATAATCTAGGAATTTTAGAGTTAGCAAGTCTGGTGAACCTTTTTCCTTTGGGAGCTCTATGATCATAAAGAACTGGTGTAAGAACTGGATCTTCAGCAGCTTGTTTTTTGCCCTTATCGGAATCTAtgttaaataattgaaataattaaataagtaatatccggagaaaaaaatttaaaaaaatatttgtaatatataatatttactgtAACCAGAAAATCCTTTTCCTGCACCGTTCAAGAATAGGGTCTTTCCGTCAGCTAATATGACAGCATCCGGCATATTTCTTCGAATGCCACCAAAATTTTCGACTTCCCAATTAGCAGTTTCTAAATTGGATAGATTAATCCTACCACATGAATCATCTGCTGGTTCATTTGCATCGTGTTTTGCAACACCACCACACATAAGAATTTGAGCTGCATAATTTTCTTCTGGACGTAATGGCAACATGACTGAAGTACCAGAAAGTGGATACAATCTTGGAGGACCTGGAAGTCTTGGAAGACGTTttacaattgatttttttcccCAATCCCAAACGATACTATCTGTATTTGAGAAAacgaaaagaaatttttgatctGCTGGACCAGGTAAGACATGAACAGCTGGATATAAGTTGAATGGCAAgctatttaatattataaaaaaaaaattctcataaagttagtattatacatattatataaaacacGTGCAAAGAATTACATACGTTTCTTTGAGAAACGGAAATGGTTCCGGTTGAGGGGATTCGCTTGGGAAGAATTCAACAGTGGgattattatctttttcagTGCTCTTTCCAAGAGGTTTTTTTGAACCGCCGAGGATCAAAACTCTTCCATCAGAAAGActaataacaattataataaaagtgtaagaaaataagtaatattaaaaaaaaaattgaaaattgaatAACTGAAATTAATACATACGTAGTCATAGTTGGGTACCATCTCTTTGAAGTCAAACCTTTTGGATTTTCAAACCAATCACATGAACCGTCGTCACATGGTTCGAAAATACGAAGACTTTCAAAACCTTCGTCAAATTTATCTTTggcctttattttttttttaaaaaaaaagagaatgaCATTAGGCgaaattatcacgtgataaatacATTTTCCTTGAAACTTACTATAGCTTCTGCGCCACCGGTATGAACTAAAGTACCGTTACCAAGAAATGCTCCAGCAGAACAGAAAGTATTTGTGTTAAGATTGAGGACACGTTTCTTATTGGTTGGAATATCATATTCAACGGAAACGGCAACACGACCgtctttttgttttattggatttttttcaactataaaaaattgaataatatttttaaagacaTTTGATTTgagtgaaatttatttatttgtttatttgctTACCTTTGTCGATAATAACGATTTTTGTAGGAGAAGTGACGACAATATGCATTgctgtcaaaaaaaaatgagaattaGAACTCAACTGGCAAAATTATCTTTGTTGTTTAAGATAAAAAGTTTACCTGCTATGCCTGaactacaaaatagaaaaggaatttttaatcgttaaaaaaaaaatttttttttttttgaattgatcATGTTAAAAGATCTTACTTACTTTCCGACTACTTTAAAAGAGCCcggatttttatttaatggagCTAATACactttctatataaataaacgtaagagtaaaagattataatcattaataatcatttaatgACTTTATAACacacaaaattacaaaaaaaaaatcaagaatacTTTTGACATTTGTAAGTTGAGCATCGGattcatttgataataaaacgAAAGCTAATGTGAATAAAGCGGAAATAATTGAAAGTTTCATGGTGACTTTGTGACTTTAAGAAGGTTAAGATAAATTAGGATAAATTAGGATAAATTAGGGTAAGTAAAGCCGGTATACAATAAAATGAGAGGCAAGTTTACAGGATTAAAAAGGTAAATAGAAAGGAAAGTGAGAATAGAGATTAACTGGTGTGGCTAAGTCGGAATAAAAATGAGAGTTGGATTACGGATTAAAAAGGTAAGTAGAAAGGAAAGTGAGAATAGAGAAATTCTCTATTAACTGGTGTGGCTAAGTTAGCCTTTGctattaaatatgataataaaaattcaattttttcatggATTACAAtcagtatttatttaaaaaatacaatctGCAAGTTAACATTGACATTGTTTACTcgaataatttaacaattagAAGAAACCAATAATCCCATAACTCGATATTCTcataacatttaatttaacaCTAATTTTATTGAGTGTATTAAAATCTCCTGATAtctaactaaaaaaagaacgCACGAATCTTTTTAACTCGGCATACTTTccgatttttatataaatatgggataaaaatttctaatctGAATTctgtttttaatataagacGTCACAAATTTTATATGGCCATTGAGTTTGTGAACATGTgctaaaaatgatttttaatttaaatgcgGGAAAATCGTAAGGTATTTGAAGGAAACCGCGCacttaaatattattggcaataataaattaatcgtGACATCGTGTAACAGAAAAATCCAATAGAAAACCTTCAAAAGAAGGTTCTGATGTTGTGTTTGATGTATGTTCAATTagttacatataaatatatttatacatttttaaggGAACTGCTTCATTTTATTAGTATCGAACGAAttgcacaaaaaaaatcatgcaTAACAGATATTTGATGCATAACCAtgtaaaattgtatttattacatatatgtCATAAAGGATAcatttatgatatatttataacaatagaaataataaacgTCGTTATTGAGTTAATTGGcgtttaataattgaaaaattgattGCGATCGAACATATTTACCGGAGATATTCAACCTCTCCTACAATTCCGTCATTATACTCATTAATACAGCATTACATTGCTAAAAAGAGATGTAATATGGCGcagtgattttttaaaaagctttaattctttaattctttGAAATTCCGACAACGAGTAGATCTAGGAAATCATGATATAAAGTaccacaattaataaattattaatttattagccttttatacctttttttGTCACATATTCGTCAATTCCCGCTTTAACATTTTATACATGGGTATTTCTGATATTAAACTAGAAACTTGAACAACGTGAACATCGTAGGCGAAAAGAATACCAAGTCttcaacaataaataataataataatatatatatttttttaggtaataagaaaatatccatttttgaattttgattggtttataaaatatacaaaccCGGCTAAGGATAcaaattgtaataaaagattttccaAAATGggcaaattttattgtttgtgTGTCAATTCGGTGATTAGTGATTACAATATGTTGCACTTCGggagtttttatttaattcgttattaaataagttatttgttttaattaaacacATATGTTTAACTGTTATGGGGATTGTCCGATTAAAAATGCATGCAAATGTGCAACTATAAAAAACACTTCGGCCTTAAGttcaaacaaaataaaaagtttgaaattaatttcattttcattcttttttttttctttcctttttttaaattcaaatcttttttatatgcaggttctatatttataatttttatcaatttcacGTCTTATAAATTGAACAGATTGAATTCCTTTGctcttatttaatttatttttttttctcccttccttcttttctttctttttttctcttataaagtgattttaatcttcattttttttcaaatatacagtaataatattaatatattaatatgtcCCTGCAAAATCAATCAACTACAGGGCAAAAAGCTCATCGACGTAATACGAGCATAAATAATACACTTCTTGAAAATCCCGTAACTAATCCTACATATCTTAAACCAATTGATACTTTTCcaaaaaaatctcatttaaataatgtattaaatgaTACTCCACCTTTAACTCCTCCCCCAACTCCATCAAAATCTAAAAAGATCGATAAGAATGATGGTAATTTtgatataagaaatatgttcTTTATTCTCATATTTTGTGGTTCTCTCGTGGTATTTCTTGGTGCTTTAAGTGGCTTAGGTCCTCCATTtgatgatgaaattgatatttctattgtaaaagttaatatttcaaataaaattgatactaataatattataaatgatttaaatgataataataataataatatagaaattattgatgaaaaagatgatgaatttttacaaatttcggACGAAATTCAtcatgttaataataatgataataacgatgtagttaataataatgatgaaattaataatcatgaagaaaatgaaaatgttgattttattgaaaatacggCAACTGATATTGAAATTGTAAATcctgaattaataattaaagaagaaaaagaagttgATCAGGATTTTGAATTACCACCTGAAGATGATATTAAACCTGAATCCCCAATTGAGATATCTGATGATATGAAATCTGAAAAGAAAGAAGATATCATAGATGATATAGAAGATGAAGGTTTAGATCCTATTcctttaaataatgatgatgtttcaaataataatgatgaaaataaacttGATCAAGATGATAAAGACATTACTTTCAACATTGTAGATGGTTTAccaaataaacttaaaaataagaagaatAGTTATCAAAAGATGATCCCAGCCAGATATGATGAATCAGAGAATCAAGATTATCCTAAAAAtgattattctaattatactTATATGAGAAATAAGACTCATTTCACTTATGATGATGTTGTTGGATCACTAACAGATGAAGAACgtgatgatattaataagaCTCAATTATTAGAAATGAATACAAATGAAAGTTTGGATTCTTCTTGCGGTACATGGCAAGATAATTACTCGATGTTACATGAAAAAATCTTATCAGGAAATGAAGCGCAAAGATA
Above is a window of Rhizophagus irregularis chromosome 15, complete sequence DNA encoding:
- a CDS encoding uncharacterized protein (CAZy:AA5; SECRETED:cutsite_SDA-QL; SECRETED:prob_0.9402); SECRETED:SignalP(1-23), giving the protein MKLSIISALFTLAFVLLSNESDAQLTNVKKSVLAPLNKNPGSFKVVGNSGIAAMHIVVTSPTKIVIIDKVEKNPIKQKDGRVAVSVEYDIPTNKKRVLNLNTNTFCSAGAFLGNGTLVHTGGAEAIAKDKFDEGFESLRIFEPCDDGSCDWFENPKGLTSKRWYPTMTTLSDGRVLILGGSKKPLGKSTEKDNNPTVEFFPSESPQPEPFPFLKETLPFNLYPAVHVLPGPADQKFLFVFSNTDSIVWDWGKKSIVKRLPRLPGPPRLYPLSGTSVMLPLRPEENYAAQILMCGGVAKHDANEPADDSCGRINLSNLETANWEVENFGGIRRNMPDAVILADGKTLFLNGAGKGFSGYNSDKGKKQAAEDPVLTPVLYDHRAPKGKRFTRLANSKIPRLYHSVATLIPDGRVFVAGSNPNSDVRTSNTKYVTEYRVEMYSPPYLQLGFKRPTIVSVANNNVLNKGAIEVNYNKAVPVTVSISDPNAVFSAALVHYGFVTHSVHMSQRYVVCSVQNVTNLSNGFYSMNVIMPPNGNMIVPGRNYLYINNKNVPGTTAVEVMLS